A genomic segment from Aspergillus puulaauensis MK2 DNA, chromosome 1, nearly complete sequence encodes:
- a CDS encoding glycoside hydrolase family 32 protein (CAZy:GH32;~COG:G;~EggNog:ENOG410PKKH;~InterPro:IPR001362,IPR013148,IPR013189,IPR013320, IPR023296;~PFAM:PF00251,PF08244;~go_function: GO:0004553 - hydrolase activity, hydrolyzing O-glycosyl compounds [Evidence IEA];~go_process: GO:0005975 - carbohydrate metabolic process [Evidence IEA]), translating to MSVTTQLAPQLAESNTTATTTTIPAPKPSPAISKEHPDLQSPAFTRWRPSYHLLAPHGWLNDPCGPGYDPSTDKYHLAFQWNPKDNDWGNISWGRATSHDLVSWEVDPNPCLVPSAPYDFKGIFTGCFQPTNIDGQVDGTLMYVYTSVSKLPIHYTLPYTPGCETLSIALSRDAGRTWDRYQNNPILDRPPPGVNVTGWRDPYLFSWPSAPETVRTRAQNAAGSRDVMYGFISGGIVGQTPTIFVYAVPRNGLSKWTYIGNLLDVGLNLVPSWWTGDFGVNWEVTNLVTLRDDEGVSRDFLIMGVEGCIPAEIGDKDNNRKTVAKDRRIHRSQLWMCISNNETSSSALMQYAYGGIFDSGLFYAANSFWDPATQKQVLFGWITEEDLPDDIRREQGWSGLISLPRVMKLQTIHRVKRARLTALSNITSIEVTPDDHGSYTVRTLGVTLDPRVMKLREGAKESTLRDLALGHRNGEHMHDHIELSTTRWEVEAEISVGKTCTSVGLEIHHEDLKTVLFWDPTPETFQIDRPDFQNTRHRGINHDPETAPHTLFTYSSGQGLSDAEEVEETLRIRALFDASVLEVFVNERTAISTRIYNARKTDSGPTSTTIQFFAESAVSEGNEDTVAKLLHATAWDGLTGNRDRQSP from the exons ATGTCTGTTACCACACAATTGGCCCCCCAGCTGGCTGAATCCAACACcacagccaccaccaccaccatcccagcACCTAAACCAAGTCCTGCCATTTCAAAAGAACACCCTGATCTTCAATCTCCCGCCTTCACCAGATGGAGACCATCATACCACCTCCTAGCTCCCCACGGGTGGCTCAACGACCCCTGCGGTCCCGGCTACGACCCATCCACAGACAAATACCATCTCGCCTTCCAATGGAACCCCAAAGACAACGACTGGGGCAATATATCCTGGGGCCGCGCAACGTCACACGATCTCGTCTCGTGGGAGGTTGACCCGAATCCATGCCTCGTCCCTTCAGCTCCCTATGACTTCAAGGGCATCTTCACGGGCTGCTTCCAGCCAACGAACATAGACGGACAGGTTGATGGTACGCTCATGTACGTTTATACGTCGGTTAGCAAGCTGCCTATTCACTATACCCTGCCTTATACACCCGGGTGCGAAACACTGAGCATCGCGCTATCCCGCGACGCTGGACGCACCTGGGACAGATATCAAAACAACCCTATCCTGGACAGACCCCCGCCCGGCGTGAATGTAACGGGCTGGCGAGACCCGTATCTATTCTCCTGGCCCTCTGCACCGGAGACGGTTAGGACCCGCGCGCAGAATGCGGCTGGCTCGAGAGATGTCATGTACGGCTTCATCTCGGGTGGGATAGTCGGGCAGACCCCGACGATATTCGTGTACGCTGTCCCGCGAAATGGTTTGAGCAAGTGGACATATATTGGAAACTTGCTGGATGTTGGATTGAACCTGGTGCCGTCGTGGTGGACTGGTGATTTCGGCGTGAACTGGGAGGTTACGAATCTGGTGACGCTGagagacgacgagggcgttTCGCGGGATTTCCTCATTATGGGTGTTGAGGGATGCATTCCAGCAGAAATTGGAgacaaagacaacaacaggAAGACTGTTGCGAAGGATCGAAGGATCCATAGGTCCCAGTTGTGGATGTGCATCAGTAACAACGAGACCTCATCTTCAGCGCTAATGCAGTATGCCTACGGTGGGATCTTCGATAGCGGACTCTTCTACGCCGCGAATTCATTCTGGGACCCTGCTACACAGAAACAGGTGTTGTTTGGCTGGATCACGGAGGAGGATCTGCCGGACGATATTCGCAGAGAGCAGGGGTGGAGTGGGCTGATTTCACTGCCGAGGGTTATGAAGCTGCAGACTATCCACcgggtgaagagggcgcGATTGACTGCATTGAGTAATATTACTTCGATTGAGGTGACACCTGATGATCATGGTTCGTATACAGTGCGGACTTTGGGGGTTACTCTTGATCCGCGGGTGATGAAGTTGCGTGAGGGCGCGAAGGAGAGCACACTTCGTGATTTGGCGTTGGGGCATAGAAATGGAGAGCATATGCATGATCATATTGAGCTCAGCACAACGAGGTGGGAAGTTGAAGCTGAGATTTCGGTTGGCAAAACCTGTACGAGCGTTGGGCTGGAGATTCATCACG AAGACCTCAAGACCGTTCTATTCTGGGATCCAACACCCGAAACATTCCAAATCGACCGGCCGGATTTCCAGAATACACGACACCGCGGAATCAATCATGATCCTGAAACCGCCCCCCATACTTTATTCACATATAGTTCGGGACAGGGCTTGTCTGATGCTGAAGAGGTGGAAGAAACACTGCGCATCCGAGCACTATTCGATGCAAGCGTGCTCGAGGTCTTCGTGAACGAACGAACGGCCATATCAACTCGGATATACAATGCCAGAAAGACGGACTCTGGCCCTACTAGCACTACGATACAATTCTTTGCTGAATCGGCTGTAAGTGAAGGGAATGAGGATACTGTGGCGAAACTTCTTCACGCCACAGCCTGGGATGGACTCACTGGGAATAGAGATAGACAATCACCTTAG
- a CDS encoding CeGAL family transcription factor (COG:K;~EggNog:ENOG410PPI1;~InterPro:IPR036864,IPR007219,IPR001138;~PFAM:PF00172,PF04082;~go_function: GO:0000981 - DNA-binding transcription factor activity, RNA polymerase II-specific [Evidence IEA];~go_function: GO:0003677 - DNA binding [Evidence IEA];~go_function: GO:0008270 - zinc ion binding [Evidence IEA];~go_process: GO:0006351 - transcription, DNA-templated [Evidence IEA];~go_process: GO:0006355 - regulation of transcription, DNA-templated [Evidence IEA]): MGPPSSHTRSPSAQSPAKCATRACDQCRLRKTRCSLSRPCGLCVSMGFECTFLRPQKKRGPPAHRVSQIRQQQDQSRRSGSRADLAFLTETESHAPPTVSSMSPNPLEAAAGGQVLLPQSEQHQYSDPARKDYDNGLLGSGAPAAPAWNGATDLEYWLPDSFSSQTYPSFGFQGSNIFVKQSLPPIVDENVEVGLGNSASFMPNDNLMGVRHAGDVGTLQTEFWPSYINEPSIIPWIDVYFDRLHPTLPVLNRSSLFTRIVQQEHRRNPQFGAMILSLCAFSLTQPIDISERPTSSSRADQAKVLVTEATRMRTSSDFGENPSIEAVLSSFFLFGYLFGSNQHNAARLRLREAMDLASTLGLNNPATYADCSTEEKGLWLRTYLVLSVTERAYALQRQHPISFTGRPLDIIRAADEIRNATQCLVSGIIVHTEKDAAGMMGLALLMEIFDAIDEDILICWNARCNVSTKHGDGECHILTEAKALSIYQNLARVSDASRYRCGGRNSDRFEPEFLDESRRYSGDDNNNDDQTTSTNTPQRVSSRGNGEGEDREDINNEARILRDFVFLSETQCADILVTQKWVQDRLWNLCFSHGLLSSQPKPLHPGLSFGYAQKNAEKALRLCRLLRISALEAHGVGIIEKLYNIATSALLTAHSDPARAEGGLQMSESMRALAGHYMKLMQTLRGGNHPYVAQYKAHLASFGWVEGSHDNGWG, from the exons ATGGGCCCTCCATCCAGCCATACCCGCAGCCCCAGCGCGCAATCGCCTGCAAAATGCGCCACCCGAGCCTGCGATCAATGCAGGCTGCGCAAGACGAGG TGCAGTCTATCTCGACCGTGCGGACTATGTGTTTCAATGGGATTTGAGTGCACATTTCTAAGACCGCAGAAGAAACGAGGGCCCCCGGCACA TCGGGTGTCACAAATccgacagcagcaggatcAGTCGAGGAGGTCTGGAAGTAGGGCTGATTTGGCCTTTTTGACAGAGACTGAATCCCATGCTCCGCCTACTGTCTCGTCGATGAGTCCAAATCCACTGGAAGCTGCAGCTGGAGGCCAAGTCCTCTTACCGCAATCGGAACAGCACCAGTATAGTGACCCGGCTAGAAAGGACTACGACAATGGCCTCTTGGGTAGCGGCGCTCCTGCTGCACCGGCTTGGAATGGGGCCACTGACCTCGAGTACTGGCTGCCGGACAGCTTCAGCTCACAGACATATCCATCTTTCGGCTTCCAGGGAAGCAATATCTTCGTCAAACAGAGTCTACCTCCTATAGTTGACGAGAACGTTGAAGTTGGACTCGGCAATTCAGCGTCGTTTATGCCAAATGACAATCTCATGGGCGTGCGCCACGCGGGGGATGTCGGTACACTGCAGACCGAATTTTGGCCGTCATATATAAACGAGCCCAGTATCATCCCCTGGATAGACGTCTATTTTGACCGACTGCACCCGACTCTCCCAGTTCTCAACAGGTCGTCCCTCTTCACGCGGATCGTCCAACAAGAACACCGCCGCAATCCCCAATTCGGCGCAAtgattctttctctttgcgcCTTTTCACTCACGCAGCCGATAGATATCAGCGAACGCccgacatcgtcatcgcGTGCGGACCAGGCCAAAGTGCTAGTGACCGAGGCAACGCGAATGCGAACGTCGTCCGACTTCGGCGAGAATCCGTCCATTGAAGCCGTCTTATCCAGTTTCTTTTTATTTGGGTATCTATTCGGAAGCAATCAGCATAATGCAGCCCGGCTCCGGCTTCGAGAAGCCATGGATCTCGCGTCGACTTTAGGACTGAATAATCCGGCGACATATGCCGACTGCTCcacggaggagaaggggttgTGGCTGAGGACGTATTTGGTTTTATCGGTGACAGAAAG AGCCTACGCactccagcgccagcacccCATAAGCTTCACAGGCCGCCCGCTCGACATCATCCGCGCAGCCGACGAAATCCGAAACGCAACGCAGTGCCTAGTCTCCGGCATCATCGTGCATACGGAAAAGGACGCCGCGGGAATGATGGGTCTCGCTCTGCTAATGGAGATCTTTGACGCCATTGACGAGGATATCCTTATTTGCTGGAACGCGAGGTGCAATGTCTCGACGAAGCACGGGGACGGGGAATGCCACATACTGACCGAGGCGAAGGCGCTGAGCATATACCAGAATTTGGCGAGGGTTAGTGATGCAAGTCGGTATAGGTGCGGTGGGAGGAATAGCGATCGGTTTGAGCCGGAGTTTTTGGACGAGAGTCGACGGTACAGTGGGgatgataataataacgATGACCAGACAACTAGCACGAATACGCCGCAGCGTGTCTCATCaagaggaaatggagagggggaggataGGGAGGATATTAACAACGAAGCCCGAATCTTACGAGACTTTGTGTTTCTCTCAGAGACACAGTGTGCTGATATACTGGTGACGCAGAAATGGGTCCAGGACCGACTATGGAATTTGTGTTTCAGCCATGGACTATTATCATCCCAACCGAAACCCCTACATCCCGGACTCAGTTTCGGCTATGCACAGAAGAATGCCGAAAAGGCACTGCGACTATGTCGGTTGCTACGGATTAGTGCGCTTGAAGCGCATGGGGTTGGAATT ATTGAGAAACTGTACAACATCGCTACTAGTGCGCTCTTGACGGCACATAGTGATCCGGCTCGTGCAGAGGGTGGTTTACAGATGTCCGAGTCAATGCGCGCGCTCGCAGGCCATTATATGAAGCTCATGCAGACGCTGCGCGGCGGAAACCACCCTTACGTCGCTCAGTATAAGGCGCATCTTGCGTCTtttggctgggttgaaggTAGCCATGATAATGGATGGGGATAA
- a CDS encoding uncharacterized protein (CAZy:CBM20;~COG:G;~EggNog:ENOG410PGMM;~InterPro:IPR034836,IPR006047,IPR017853,IPR015340, IPR013783,IPR013780,IPR013784,IPR002044;~PFAM:PF00686,PF09260;~antiSMASH:Cluster_1.4;~go_function: GO:0003824 - catalytic activity [Evidence IEA];~go_function: GO:0004556 - alpha-amylase activity [Evidence IEA];~go_function: GO:0005509 - calcium ion binding [Evidence IEA];~go_function: GO:0030246 - carbohydrate binding [Evidence IEA];~go_function: GO:2001070 - starch binding [Evidence IEA];~go_process: GO:0005975 - carbohydrate metabolic process [Evidence IEA];~go_process: GO:0016052 - carbohydrate catabolic process [Evidence IEA]) — MDGVMNYPVYYPLREAFKSSSGSMGNLYNMINSVSSNCRDPTLLGSFIENHDNARFASYTKDISQAKNVLAFIFLTDGIPIVYAGQEQHYEGGEDPYNREPVWWSGYSTQSELYQFIAATNKARKLAIDNDSGYVTSRNTPFYSDTNHIAMRKGSQGSQQVITLLSNYGSSGSSYTFDLSNHGYSSGSKLVELYTCSSLQVDSNGNIPVPMSSGLPRALVPAAWVSGSGLCSSTPTSTLTTTTAPPTETACASGTAMATALPIVFEEKVQTVYGEDVYIAGSIAQLGSWDVDKAVKLSADAYTAANPLWTVTVTLPVGTSFEYKILKKTGGSVVWESDPNRQYTVPGGCEGEKKTVGGSWK; from the exons ATGGACGGGGTCATGAACTATCCGGT ATATTACCCTCTCCGCGAAGCCTTCAAATCTTCTAGCGGAAGCATGGGCAACTTGTATAACATGATCAACTCCGTTTCGTCGAACTGTAGAGATCCCACTTTGCTGGGGAGTTTTATCGAGAATCATGATAATGCCCGATTCGCAAG TTACACCAAAGATATATCCCAGGCCAAGAACGTCCTTGCTTTCATCTTCCTGACGGACGGAATCCCAATCGTCTACGCCGGCCAGGAACAGCACTACGAGGGGGGAGAAGATCCGTATAACCGTGAGCCTGTCTGGTGGTCTGGCTACTCAACCCAGTCCGAACTGTACCAGTTCATTGCTGCGACGAATAAGGCCCGCAAGCTGGCTATTGATAATGATTCGGGCTATGTTACATCCCGG AATACACCATTTTACAGCGACACCAACCACATAGCCATGCGCAAAGGCTCCCAAGGCTCACAGCAGGTTATCACGCTGCTCTCAAACTACGGCTCCAGCGGTAGCTCGTATACATTCGACCTAAGCAACCACGGCTACTCATCCGGTTCGAAGCTCGTGGAGCTGTATACTTGCTCCTCCCTCCAAGTCGACTCGAACGGTAACATCCCCGTGCCTATGTCGTCTGGACTTCCGCGCGCGCTTGTCCCTGCTGCCTGGGTGTCTGGGAGCGGCCTGTGCAGTAGTACGCCGACGAGTACGCTTACGACTACGACTGCACCGCCAACAGAGACGGCTTGTGCGTCTgggacggcgatggcgacggCTTTGCCGATTgtgtttgaggagaaggtgCAGACGGTCTACGGGGAGGATGTATATATTGCGGGGTCTATAGCGCAGCTTGGGAGCTGGGATGTCGATAAGGCGGTTAAGTTGTCTGCAGATGCGTATACGGCTGCGAACCCGCTTTGGACTGTGACTGTAACTTTGCCTGTTGGGACGAGCTTTGAGTATAAAATTTTGAAGAAGACGGGTGGGAGTGTTGTTTGGGAGAGTGATCCGAATCGACAGTATACGGTTCCTGGGGGGTgtgagggggagaagaagacggtGGGAGGGTCCTGGAAGTGA
- a CDS encoding uncharacterized protein (COG:G;~EggNog:ENOG410PKGK;~InterPro:IPR005828,IPR003663,IPR036259,IPR020846;~PFAM:PF00083,PF07690;~TransMembrane:11 (o38-59i96-117o123-141i153-170o182-201i213-234o334-356i365-386o392-412i433-454o466-484i);~go_component: GO:0016020 - membrane [Evidence IEA];~go_component: GO:0016021 - integral component of membrane [Evidence IEA];~go_function: GO:0022857 - transmembrane transporter activity [Evidence IEA];~go_process: GO:0055085 - transmembrane transport [Evidence IEA]), protein MASEKVDHDMATAEKPAQSWHIDGVEAPDSQPEPEKGAVNALLILACISFGSASFVFGFDDKVISPLAALSEFVQTFQGPNPVDGSLVLTARNQNLIFSVPLVGSILGGVLASPLNNHLGRKWPLIGAYILSIGGGFLQLFARNVAEFVVGRFLNAIAIGIANATAPLYLSEVVPPSMRGRSVTSINILSMVAGVISTVTVDATQKLSDRRQYMIPLAIQCALPALILIVTIPLPESPQWLISKGRATEAHTNLRKLRGFSDFQVADELRVMQACEENERALSANIRFWEIFDRANLKRTLTAGSFYSLNQISGIILSTTYTTVFLTQIGVGDAFTFTVIASCCTLAGTIAAPLVIDRAGRRPTAFVGMTVLLLIDIAAGALAFYTDKSTSIVLAIAALGFIFNFFWGAGFYSLSALMPTEIATPKLRNHTMAYTIACAQTSAVITTFAVPQLTSADAANLGAKTYLVFAGCMACVLVFVYFYMPETKGRTFAEVDEMYDAKIPMWKWRAYQTSTGAKPAASKDASAA, encoded by the exons ATGGCGTCTGAGAAAGTTGACCACGACATGGCTACCGCTGAGAAGCCTGCGCAGAGCTGGCATATCGACGGCGTTGAAGCCCCCGACAGCCAGCCAGAGCCGGAGAAAGGCGCTGTCAATGCGCTGCTGATCCTGGCCTGTATTTCCTTTGGGTCTGCTTCGTTTGTCTTTGGCTTCGACGACAAGGTCATCTCTCCTCTGGCAGCCCTCAGCGAGTTT GTCCAAACATTCCAGGGCCCCAACCCCGTCGACGGTTCTCTCGTCCTGACTGCTCGCAACCAAAACCTGATCTTCTCCGTCCCTCTTGTCGGCTCCATCCTTGGCGGCGTGCTCGCATCGCCGCTGAACAACCATCTTGGCCGCAAGTGGCCTCTCATCGGCGCATACATCCTCTCCATTGGAGGCGGCTTTCTACAGCTCTTCGCCAGAAACGTCGCGGAGTTTGTCGTCGGCCGCTTCCTGAACGCCATTGCCATCGGGATTGCCAATGCCACCGCGCCGCTCTATCTCTCAGAGGTCGTTCCCCCTTCGATGCGCGGCCGCAGCGTGACTtccatcaacatcctctccATGGTGGCCGGCGTCATATCAACCGTCACCGTTGACGCCACCCAGAAGCTCTCCGACAGACGCCAGTACATGATCCCGCTGGCGATCCAATGCGCCCTCCCAGCCCTGATCCTCATCGTGACCATCCCCCTCCCCGAAAGCCCGCAGTGGCTCATCAGCAAAGGCCGCGCTACAGAAGCCCACACCAACCTACGCAAACTACGCGGCTTCTCAGACTTCCAAGTTGCGGACGAGCTGCGCGTCATGCAAGCCTGCGAGGAGAACGAGCGCGCCCTCTCAGCAAACATCCGCTTCTGGGAGATCTTCGACCGCGCAAACCTCAAGCGCACCCTGACAGCCGGCTCCTTCTACTCCCTCAACCAAATCTCCGGCATCATCCTCTCAACCACCTACACAACCGTCTTCCTGACCCAGatcggcgtcggcgacgCATTCACCTTCACCGTCATCGCCTCCTGCTGCACACTCGCCGGCACAATCGCCGCCCCCCTCGTCATCGACCGCGCCGGCCGCCGCCCAACCGCCTTCGTAGGCATgaccgtcctcctcctcatcgacatcGCCGCCGGCGCACTCGCCTTCTACACAGACAAGAGCACAAGCATCGTCCTCGCAATCGCCGCCctcggcttcatcttcaacttcttctggGGCGCCGGCTTCTACTCCCTATCCGCGCTGATGCCCACCGAGATCGCGACCCCCAAGCTACGGAACCATACCATGGCGTATACGATTGCGTGCGCGCAGACCAGCGCCGTGATCACGACGTTTGCGGTGCCCCAGCTTACGTCCGCGGATGCGGCGAACCTCGGTGCGAAGACGTACCTGGTGTTTGCGGGCTGTATGGCTTGCGTTCTGGTGTTTGTGTACTTTTATATGCCCGAGACGAAGGGGCGGACGTTTGCAGAAGTCGACGAGATGTATGATGCTAAGATTCCGATGTGGAAATGGCGAGCATACCAGACTAGCACGGGGGCGAAGCCTGCTGCGTCGAAAGATGCGAGTGCGGCGTGA
- a CDS encoding uncharacterized protein (CAZy:GH13;~COG:G;~EggNog:ENOG410PGMM;~InterPro:IPR017853,IPR006047;~antiSMASH:Cluster_1.4;~go_function: GO:0003824 - catalytic activity [Evidence IEA];~go_process: GO:0005975 - carbohydrate metabolic process [Evidence IEA]), whose translation MDRRLLLAYCGGSWQGIINQLDYIQDMGFTAIWITPITQQIPETTVFGTGFHGYWQKNIYNVESHLGTAADIKALSKALHDRGMYLMLDVVANHMAYAGPGGSTDFSIFTPFNSASYFHSYCPINNYDDQWQSENCYLGDNSVSLTDLETQNSEVRRIWYDWVKDIVLEYSSKLPSVIKDGWFSGLTGK comes from the exons ATGGATCGACGTCTGCTCCTT GCATACTGCGGTGGTAGCTGGCAAGGGATTATAAACCAA CTTGATTATATCCAAGACATGGGATTCACTGCAATTTGGATCACACCCATCACCCAGCAGATTCCCGAGACGACTGTCTTTGGAACGGGGTTCCACGGTTATTGGCAGAAGAATAT ATATAACGTCGAGTCCCACTTGGGGACAGCGGCCGACATAAAGGCGCTATCCAAGGCCCTTCACGACCGCGGCATGTATCTCATGCTTGACGTCGTGGCAAACCATATG GCCTACGCCGGTCCGGGGGGATCAACCGACTTCAGCATCTTCACGCCCTTCAATTCAGCGTCTTACTTCCACTCGTACTGCCCGATCAACAACTACGACGATCAATGGCAATCCGAGAACTGCTACCTGGGGGACAACTCAGTCTCGCTGACCGACCTGGAGACCCAGAACTCCGAGGTCCGCAGGATCTGGTACGATTGGGTCAAGGATATTGTTTTAGAGTACTCGAGTAAGCTGCCGTCAGTCATCAAAGACGGTTGGTTCTCAGGATTAACAGGGAAATAG